One window of Mangrovibacterium diazotrophicum genomic DNA carries:
- a CDS encoding sigma-54 interaction domain-containing protein: protein MDVQEIKQRFGIIGNATGLNRAIEVAVQVAPTDLTVLITGESGTGKESFPQIIHQFSARKHGKYIAVNCGAIPEGTIDSELFGHEKGAFTGALSDRKGYFEEADGGTIFLDEIGELPLSTQVRLLRVLEAGEFIKVGSSKVLKTNVRVVAATNVDLPKAIDEGKFREDLYYRLNTVPIRVLPLRDRRDDIFILFRKFAMDFAERYRMPPVRLDDDARHVLENYHWPGNVRQLKNITEQISIIEQERNISGQAMRNYLPSGGAPQLPAIYRGVDEKTFSSEREILYQVLFDMKKDMTDLKKLVFDLMHEKAPSSEVRAEHAQIIRDLYQKDPAATYMPEPAVSKPVHYDHHVEHDDIQDTEEFVEESLSLEDKEIELIRKALEKHKGKRKYAAQELGISERTLYRKIKEYDIE, encoded by the coding sequence ATGGACGTTCAGGAAATAAAACAACGATTCGGAATTATAGGGAACGCGACTGGTTTAAACCGGGCTATTGAAGTAGCCGTTCAAGTCGCACCGACTGACCTGACGGTTTTGATAACCGGGGAAAGCGGTACAGGTAAGGAGTCGTTTCCTCAAATTATACATCAATTTTCGGCTCGCAAACACGGAAAATATATCGCCGTAAACTGCGGCGCCATCCCCGAAGGGACGATCGATTCAGAGCTATTTGGTCACGAAAAAGGAGCTTTCACCGGCGCTTTGTCCGACCGTAAAGGTTATTTTGAAGAGGCCGATGGCGGAACCATTTTTTTGGATGAGATTGGAGAGTTGCCATTGTCAACCCAGGTTCGGTTACTTCGTGTACTTGAAGCGGGTGAGTTTATCAAAGTAGGGTCGTCGAAAGTGTTGAAAACAAACGTTCGGGTTGTTGCGGCTACCAATGTCGACCTTCCGAAAGCCATTGATGAAGGCAAGTTTCGCGAAGATTTATATTATCGTTTAAATACAGTTCCAATTCGGGTATTGCCGCTGCGGGATCGCCGGGACGATATTTTTATCCTGTTCCGGAAGTTCGCGATGGATTTTGCCGAGCGCTACCGGATGCCTCCGGTGCGTTTGGATGATGATGCGCGTCACGTGCTGGAAAATTATCATTGGCCCGGAAACGTTCGCCAGTTGAAGAACATTACCGAACAGATTTCGATCATTGAACAGGAACGGAATATTTCGGGGCAAGCCATGCGGAATTATTTGCCTTCGGGAGGAGCTCCTCAGTTGCCAGCTATTTACCGGGGAGTTGATGAGAAAACCTTCTCGTCGGAGCGCGAGATTTTGTACCAGGTTTTGTTCGACATGAAAAAGGACATGACCGACCTGAAGAAACTCGTTTTTGACCTGATGCATGAAAAAGCGCCCAGCTCGGAAGTGCGGGCGGAACATGCGCAGATTATTCGCGATTTGTACCAGAAAGATCCGGCGGCAACTTACATGCCCGAACCGGCAGTGAGCAAACCTGTTCATTACGATCATCACGTGGAGCACGACGATATTCAGGATACTGAGGAGTTTGTTGAGGAATCACTGTCGCTGGAGGACAAAGAAATCGAGCTCATTCGAAAAGCATTGGAAAAACACAAAGGAAAAAGAAAATATGCCGCCCAGGAACTGGGTATTTCAGAACGGACTTTGTACCGGAAAATTAAGGAGTATGACATTGAATAA
- the groL gene encoding chaperonin GroEL (60 kDa chaperone family; promotes refolding of misfolded polypeptides especially under stressful conditions; forms two stacked rings of heptamers to form a barrel-shaped 14mer; ends can be capped by GroES; misfolded proteins enter the barrel where they are refolded when GroES binds): protein MAKEIKFNIEARDQLKKGVDKLADAVKVTLGPKGRNVVIEKKFGAPAITKDGVSVAKEIELSDPYENIGAQMVKEVASKTGDDAGDGTTTATVLAQSIINVGLKNVTAGANPMDLKRGIDKAVAKVVESIKAQSQLIGDDYNKIKSVAKVSANGDETIGSLIAEAMEKVKTEGVITVEEAKGTDTYVDVVEGMQFDRGYISPYFVTNTEKMAAELDHPFILIHDKKISTMKDLLPVLEQTAQTGRPLMIVSEDVDGEALATLVVNRLRGSLKVCAVKAPGFGDRRKEMLEDLAVLTGGTVITEEKGMKLEDASLDMLGVAEKITVDKENTTVVAGAGDQAQIDARVNMIKKQIETTTSDYDREKLQERLAKLAGGVAVLYVGAASEVEMKEKKDRVDDALSATRAAVEEGIVPGGGVMYIRAIAALEGMTGDNEDETTGVEIVKRAIEEPLRQIVANAGKEGAVVVQKVKEGTGDFGYNARVDEYQNLLETGVIDPAKVTRVALENAASIAGMFLTTECVLVDEKEEKGAPAMPPMGGGMGGMM, encoded by the coding sequence ATGGCTAAAGAAATTAAATTCAATATTGAAGCAAGAGATCAACTCAAGAAAGGTGTTGACAAATTGGCTGATGCAGTAAAAGTAACTTTGGGACCTAAAGGCCGCAACGTAGTTATCGAGAAAAAATTCGGTGCTCCGGCAATCACCAAAGACGGTGTTTCGGTAGCAAAAGAAATCGAATTGAGCGATCCGTACGAAAACATCGGTGCACAAATGGTGAAAGAAGTTGCCAGCAAAACCGGTGACGACGCAGGTGACGGTACGACTACTGCTACAGTATTGGCTCAATCAATCATCAATGTTGGATTGAAAAACGTAACTGCAGGAGCCAATCCAATGGATCTGAAACGCGGAATCGACAAAGCTGTTGCTAAAGTTGTAGAAAGCATCAAAGCGCAATCACAACTGATCGGCGACGACTACAATAAAATCAAATCAGTTGCTAAAGTATCGGCAAACGGCGACGAAACAATCGGTTCGTTGATTGCTGAAGCAATGGAAAAAGTAAAAACAGAAGGTGTTATCACTGTTGAAGAAGCAAAAGGTACCGATACTTACGTTGACGTAGTTGAAGGTATGCAATTCGACCGTGGTTACATTTCTCCGTACTTCGTAACCAACACCGAAAAAATGGCTGCTGAGTTGGATCACCCATTCATCTTGATCCACGATAAAAAAATCAGCACCATGAAAGATTTGCTTCCGGTATTGGAACAAACGGCTCAAACTGGTCGTCCGTTGATGATCGTTTCTGAGGATGTTGATGGTGAAGCATTGGCTACTTTGGTGGTTAACCGCCTGCGTGGTTCATTGAAAGTATGTGCTGTAAAAGCTCCTGGTTTCGGTGACCGTCGTAAAGAAATGTTGGAAGACTTAGCTGTGTTGACAGGTGGTACAGTAATTACCGAAGAAAAAGGCATGAAACTGGAAGACGCCTCTTTGGACATGTTAGGTGTTGCTGAAAAAATCACTGTTGACAAAGAAAATACAACTGTTGTTGCAGGTGCCGGTGATCAAGCTCAAATCGACGCTCGTGTGAACATGATCAAAAAGCAAATTGAAACAACAACTTCAGATTACGACCGCGAAAAACTGCAGGAACGTCTGGCTAAATTGGCTGGTGGTGTTGCTGTATTGTACGTTGGTGCGGCTTCTGAAGTAGAAATGAAAGAAAAGAAAGACCGTGTTGACGATGCATTGAGTGCCACTCGTGCAGCTGTTGAAGAAGGTATCGTTCCTGGTGGTGGTGTAATGTACATCCGTGCAATCGCTGCTTTGGAAGGTATGACCGGCGACAACGAAGACGAAACAACCGGTGTTGAAATCGTGAAACGTGCCATCGAAGAACCATTGCGTCAGATCGTAGCTAACGCTGGTAAAGAAGGTGCCGTTGTGGTACAAAAAGTAAAAGAAGGTACAGGTGATTTCGGTTACAACGCTCGCGTTGACGAATACCAAAACCTACTGGAAACAGGAGTTATCGACCCGGCTAAAGTAACTCGTGTCGCTTTGGAAAATGCAGCTTCTATCGCTGGTATGTTCCTGACTACCGAGTGTGTGTTGGTTGATGAAAAAGAAGAAAAAGGCGCTCCTGCAATGCCTCCAATGGGTGGCGGTATGGGCGGCATGATGTAA
- a CDS encoding LptE family protein, translating into MTLNKLKFLFTLSFILVLSVPAFQGCKISYSFTGASISPAVKTFTVYYIPNRAKLVNPNLSQQLTEALQDKLTRQTSLNMVEDSGDLEFEGQITGYDIRPMNIKEGDTAAQNRLTVTVKIKYTNNKNHDDDWEKSFSSYVDYDSTQLLSDVEESLMEEVLEQLTDDIFNASIANW; encoded by the coding sequence ATGACATTGAATAAACTAAAATTTCTATTCACCCTAAGCTTTATACTGGTGCTGTCGGTTCCGGCTTTTCAAGGGTGTAAAATATCTTATTCTTTCACCGGTGCGTCGATCTCTCCGGCAGTAAAAACATTTACAGTTTACTACATTCCTAACCGGGCCAAATTGGTTAACCCGAACTTGAGTCAACAATTGACAGAGGCGCTGCAGGATAAACTGACTCGCCAAACTTCGTTGAATATGGTGGAAGACAGTGGTGACCTGGAGTTTGAAGGACAAATTACCGGTTATGATATTCGCCCGATGAACATTAAGGAAGGCGATACAGCGGCGCAAAACCGTTTGACCGTAACCGTTAAGATTAAGTACACGAACAATAAGAACCACGACGATGATTGGGAGAAATCCTTCTCATCTTATGTGGACTACGACAGTACACAGTTGTTGAGCGATGTGGAAGAAAGTTTGATGGAAGAAGTGCTTGAACAATTAACCGACGATATTTTCAATGCTTCAATTGCTAACTGGTAA
- a CDS encoding DUF6048 family protein, whose amino-acid sequence MKIFNYTLTIALILLSLSSWAQEKEKKKMPKRTDNYIHMPGIRIGFDLTRPYQNLWTKGDRYGSEFSGDIELKPNLYGAVEIGWEKFKMNHAYVDYESAGSYTRIGIDYNLLTTESADERDIFYVGLRYGFGAASQTVNSYSFDDYWGDTSGSFPKQNFTSHWMEVVLGLKGEILKNFYMGWSVRAKFMLAQKDFDIPPIYFTSGFGKSEGGVTLDFTYSVYYTLPFKFRSESTK is encoded by the coding sequence ATGAAAATATTCAACTATACCTTAACGATAGCACTAATATTACTGAGTCTGAGTAGCTGGGCGCAGGAGAAGGAAAAGAAGAAGATGCCCAAGCGTACGGACAACTACATCCATATGCCAGGGATTCGCATCGGATTCGACCTTACCCGCCCTTACCAAAACCTGTGGACCAAAGGAGATCGCTACGGCTCTGAATTCAGTGGTGATATCGAACTTAAGCCCAACCTGTACGGAGCGGTAGAAATTGGCTGGGAAAAATTCAAAATGAACCACGCCTATGTGGATTATGAAAGTGCCGGTTCGTATACCCGCATCGGGATTGACTACAACTTGCTGACAACGGAAAGTGCCGACGAACGGGACATTTTTTACGTGGGGCTTCGTTACGGTTTTGGCGCCGCCAGTCAAACTGTTAATTCTTACAGTTTCGATGATTACTGGGGAGATACCAGCGGTTCGTTCCCCAAGCAAAATTTCACCTCGCACTGGATGGAAGTGGTGTTGGGGTTGAAAGGAGAAATCCTAAAAAACTTTTATATGGGCTGGAGTGTCCGCGCGAAGTTTATGCTGGCGCAAAAAGACTTCGATATCCCTCCTATTTATTTCACTTCGGGATTCGGCAAATCAGAAGGTGGTGTCACACTGGATTTCACCTACTCGGTTTATTACACACTGCCGTTTAAATTCCGGTCTGAATCGACGAAATAA
- the secG gene encoding preprotein translocase subunit SecG, whose product MYTLITVLIFIACVLLILIVLVQNSKGGGLASNFQSTNQVMGVRKTNDFLEKSTWVLAAALLILSVAGSAFIPHGSEQTNESAIKDQVEQAVDPNAVPNFPTATPDAATAQPADSAQ is encoded by the coding sequence ATGTATACGCTGATCACTGTTTTAATATTTATCGCCTGTGTTCTTTTGATCTTGATTGTATTGGTACAAAACTCAAAAGGAGGCGGTTTGGCAAGTAATTTCCAATCTACCAACCAAGTTATGGGGGTACGTAAAACCAACGACTTTTTGGAAAAGTCAACATGGGTTTTGGCTGCAGCTTTATTGATTCTTTCAGTAGCTGGTAGCGCATTCATCCCTCACGGTTCAGAACAAACAAACGAGTCAGCGATCAAAGACCAGGTAGAACAAGCTGTTGATCCGAATGCTGTTCCTAACTTCCCGACAGCTACTCCGGATGCTGCAACTGCTCAACCAGCTGATTCAGCTCAATAA
- a CDS encoding co-chaperone GroES — MAELKGKILAGKILVQPQEAETKTASGIIIPDSAKEKPQAGKVVLVGAAKKDEAMEVSVGDTVFYGKYSGTELNIDGVSYLLMSQTDVLYIA; from the coding sequence ATGGCAGAATTAAAAGGTAAAATCCTTGCAGGTAAAATTCTTGTTCAACCGCAGGAAGCAGAAACTAAGACAGCAAGCGGAATTATCATTCCTGATTCAGCTAAAGAAAAACCACAAGCAGGTAAAGTCGTTTTGGTAGGTGCTGCTAAAAAAGACGAAGCGATGGAAGTGTCTGTTGGCGACACTGTTTTCTATGGCAAGTATTCTGGTACTGAATTGAACATTGACGGCGTAAGCTACCTGTTGATGTCACAAACCGATGTATTGTATATCGCGTAA